In a single window of the Elaeis guineensis isolate ETL-2024a chromosome 4, EG11, whole genome shotgun sequence genome:
- the LOC105035747 gene encoding small ribosomal subunit protein uS15 isoform X1 — protein MGRMHSRGKGISSSALPYKRTPPSWLKISAQDVEENICKFAKKGLTPSQIGVILRDSHGIAQVKSVNGSKILRILKAHGLAPEIPEDLYHLIKKAVAIRKHLERNRKDKDSKFRLILVESRIHRLARYYKRTKKLPPVWKYESTTASTLVA, from the exons ATGGGCCGTATGCACAGCCGCGG GAAAGGTATCTCCTCTTCGGCGCTGCCCTACAAGAGGACTCCCCCGAGTTGGCTCAAGATCTCCGCTCAGGAC GTGGAGGAGAACATCTGCAAATTTGCGAAGAAGGGGTTGACGCCGTCTCAGATTGGTGTCATTCTCCGCGATTCCCACGGTATCGCGCAGGTTAAGAGCGTCAATGGGAGCAAGATCCTCAGGATTCTCAAGGCTCacg GGCTTGCGCCGGAGATTCCGGAAGATCTGTACCACCTCATCAAGAAGGCGGTGGCAATCAGGAAGCACCTTGAGAGGAACCGGAAAGACAAGGATTCCAAGTTCAGGTTGATCCTGGTAGAGAGCAGGATCCACCGCCTTGCCCGCTACTATAAGAGGACCAAGAAGCTCCCGCCCGTCTGGAAGTA CGAGTCTACTACAGCGAGTACACTTGTTGCATGA
- the LOC105035747 gene encoding small ribosomal subunit protein uS15 isoform X2, which translates to MGRMHSRGKGISSSALPYKRTPPSWLKISAQDVEENICKFAKKGLTPSQIGVILRDSHGIAQVKSVNGSKILRILKAHGLAPEIPEDLYHLIKKAVAIRKHLERNRKDKDSKFRLILVESRIHRLARYYKRTKKLPPVWK; encoded by the exons ATGGGCCGTATGCACAGCCGCGG GAAAGGTATCTCCTCTTCGGCGCTGCCCTACAAGAGGACTCCCCCGAGTTGGCTCAAGATCTCCGCTCAGGAC GTGGAGGAGAACATCTGCAAATTTGCGAAGAAGGGGTTGACGCCGTCTCAGATTGGTGTCATTCTCCGCGATTCCCACGGTATCGCGCAGGTTAAGAGCGTCAATGGGAGCAAGATCCTCAGGATTCTCAAGGCTCacg GGCTTGCGCCGGAGATTCCGGAAGATCTGTACCACCTCATCAAGAAGGCGGTGGCAATCAGGAAGCACCTTGAGAGGAACCGGAAAGACAAGGATTCCAAGTTCAGGTTGATCCTGGTAGAGAGCAGGATCCACCGCCTTGCCCGCTACTATAAGAGGACCAAGAAGCTCCCGCCCGTCTGGAAGTA A